One stretch of Variovorax sp. 54 DNA includes these proteins:
- a CDS encoding DUF2188 domain-containing protein: MANRNNVHVVQRGNQWGALREGGQRASHVAGTQAEAIQAARQMARDGKGELLIHGQDGRIRARDSYGNDPFPPKDAA, encoded by the coding sequence ATGGCAAATCGCAACAACGTTCACGTAGTTCAACGCGGCAATCAATGGGGAGCGCTTCGCGAAGGCGGGCAGCGCGCAAGCCACGTTGCAGGCACTCAGGCCGAGGCCATTCAAGCAGCGCGGCAGATGGCGCGCGATGGCAAGGGGGAGCTCTTGATTCATGGTCAGGATGGGCGAATCCGAGCCCGCGACTCTTATGGCAACGATCCATTTCCACCGAAGGACGCCGCATGA
- a CDS encoding VOC family protein codes for MLGNIDAVANLAVKDMTVARRFYEDTLGLAQVDSEGDEVVVYQSGNTRVQVYRSSFAGTNQATAVSWQVGADIERLVAAFKAKGVRFEHYDMPGTKREGDLHVAGGMKMAWFKDPDGNILHLIGG; via the coding sequence ATGCTCGGAAACATCGATGCGGTGGCGAATCTCGCGGTGAAAGACATGACCGTGGCGCGCCGTTTTTACGAAGACACCTTGGGCCTTGCGCAGGTCGATTCGGAGGGCGACGAGGTCGTCGTCTACCAAAGCGGCAACACGCGCGTCCAGGTGTACCGCTCGTCGTTCGCAGGCACGAACCAGGCCACGGCCGTGAGCTGGCAGGTCGGCGCGGACATCGAGCGCCTCGTCGCCGCGTTCAAGGCCAAGGGCGTGCGCTTCGAGCACTACGACATGCCCGGTACGAAGCGCGAAGGCGACCTCCACGTCGCGGGCGGCATGAAGATGGCGTGGTTCAAGGACCCGGACGGGAACATCCTGCACCTGATCGGCGGCTGA
- a CDS encoding helix-turn-helix transcriptional regulator has product MSAPDATKPTWMPHQPADRILSTLKTRGALGIPDIAKVLNVTVEAVRQQMSKLETEGLVDAESRSSGRGRPTQIWRLTGEGHKRFPDTHAEMTVQMISAVISVFGEKGMDQLIGAREATMRATYTEAMRGARNLETRLERLADIRSREGYMAEYRAEGDGFLFIENHCPICTAAQACTGFCRSELQLFDEVLGPEADVSRVEHVLAGARRCAYRVVPKARA; this is encoded by the coding sequence ATGTCCGCCCCCGATGCCACCAAGCCCACCTGGATGCCGCACCAGCCGGCAGACCGCATCCTCTCCACGCTGAAGACCCGCGGCGCGCTCGGCATCCCCGACATCGCCAAGGTGCTGAACGTGACGGTCGAGGCGGTGCGCCAGCAGATGTCCAAGCTCGAGACCGAAGGGCTGGTGGACGCCGAGAGCCGCTCCAGCGGCCGCGGCCGTCCGACCCAGATCTGGCGGCTCACCGGCGAAGGGCACAAGCGCTTTCCCGACACGCACGCCGAGATGACGGTGCAGATGATCAGTGCCGTGATCAGCGTGTTCGGCGAAAAGGGCATGGACCAGCTCATCGGCGCGCGCGAAGCCACCATGCGCGCCACCTACACCGAGGCCATGCGCGGCGCGCGCAACCTCGAGACGCGGCTCGAACGGCTGGCGGACATCCGCAGCCGCGAGGGCTACATGGCCGAGTACCGGGCCGAGGGCGACGGCTTTCTCTTCATCGAGAACCACTGCCCCATCTGCACCGCGGCGCAGGCCTGCACCGGCTTTTGCCGCAGCGAGCTGCAGCTCTTCGACGAGGTGCTGGGGCCCGAGGCCGACGTGAGCCGTGTCGAGCACGTGCTTGCAGGCGCGCGGCGCTGCGCGTACCGCGTCGTGCCCAAGGCACGCGCCTGA
- a CDS encoding ArsR/SmtB family transcription factor, translating into MATKPRKKSSAVTEDEVFDIAADLFRAMAAPMRLKIVSLLCNGEKNVSELLAQIDTTQPNMSQHLNTLYQAGVLARRRDGVSIYYSIANETVVALCRSICVQIAIEQE; encoded by the coding sequence ATGGCCACCAAACCCCGCAAGAAGTCCTCGGCTGTCACCGAGGACGAGGTCTTCGACATTGCCGCCGACCTGTTCCGGGCCATGGCCGCGCCCATGCGGCTGAAGATCGTGAGCCTGCTGTGCAACGGCGAGAAGAACGTGAGCGAGCTGCTCGCGCAGATCGACACCACGCAGCCCAACATGTCGCAGCACCTGAACACGCTCTACCAGGCAGGCGTGCTCGCACGACGCCGCGACGGCGTGAGCATCTACTACAGCATCGCGAACGAAACCGTGGTGGCGCTGTGCCGCAGCATCTGCGTGCAGATCGCCATCGAGCAGGAATAA
- a CDS encoding XRE family transcriptional regulator, translating into MIGNRLKRARDAAGMSLRDLEAAIQGQVSAQAIGKYERDEMMPGSTVLFALARALNVAPEYLLSERAIELTGVDFRKAPQAGAKEERLVEARVLDQVERYLELEDLMPGVDEAWLAPSGVEFDIHCIEDAEQAAESLRRIWSLGIDPIPILAEILEDKGVKVIALDLPEKVSGSKAFVTRPHAYDVPVIVVNQRHNGERQRFTLAHELAHLVLRFSGLDDADQEKAADRFAGAFLMAQDMMHRLLGAHRTSISLGELVELKKLFKVSVAALVVRCAQLGVLPKGAYGRLWGQIRALGWNGPDSNEPNKFPPEVPQRMERMCLRAVAENALSESKAAELLKISVRELDRRLMAQGV; encoded by the coding sequence ATGATTGGAAACCGACTTAAAAGAGCAAGAGACGCAGCAGGGATGTCGCTGCGTGACTTGGAGGCAGCGATTCAGGGGCAAGTGTCTGCCCAAGCCATCGGAAAGTACGAACGGGACGAGATGATGCCGGGCTCAACGGTGCTTTTCGCTTTGGCGCGTGCGTTGAATGTGGCGCCGGAATACCTACTTAGCGAGCGTGCGATCGAGTTGACGGGCGTTGATTTTCGGAAAGCACCGCAAGCGGGAGCCAAGGAAGAGCGACTAGTCGAAGCGAGGGTACTGGATCAAGTTGAGCGCTACTTGGAACTCGAAGATTTGATGCCCGGGGTGGATGAGGCATGGCTAGCGCCTAGTGGTGTCGAGTTCGATATTCATTGCATTGAGGATGCAGAACAAGCGGCAGAGTCGTTGCGACGCATATGGTCGCTAGGAATCGATCCGATTCCGATCTTGGCCGAAATACTCGAAGACAAGGGGGTCAAAGTGATCGCTCTTGATCTTCCTGAGAAGGTGTCGGGTTCGAAAGCCTTTGTTACGCGTCCCCACGCGTACGACGTCCCAGTGATCGTTGTGAACCAACGGCACAACGGTGAGCGCCAGAGATTTACCCTTGCGCACGAGCTCGCTCATTTGGTGCTGCGATTCTCCGGGCTAGATGATGCCGACCAAGAGAAGGCCGCAGATCGTTTTGCGGGGGCTTTCTTGATGGCCCAGGACATGATGCATCGACTTCTCGGCGCGCACCGGACGTCAATCTCTCTAGGCGAACTCGTTGAATTGAAGAAGCTCTTTAAGGTTTCTGTTGCGGCGCTAGTGGTGCGGTGCGCTCAGCTGGGTGTGCTTCCCAAGGGGGCATACGGTCGCCTGTGGGGTCAAATCCGAGCACTTGGGTGGAATGGCCCGGACTCAAATGAGCCGAATAAATTTCCGCCTGAGGTGCCTCAGAGGATGGAGCGGATGTGCCTGCGCGCTGTCGCTGAAAACGCGTTGTCTGAGTCGAAAGCTGCGGAGCTGTTGAAAATCAGTGTTCGGGAGCTGGATCGCAGATTGATGGCACAAGGAGTTTGA
- a CDS encoding efflux RND transporter periplasmic adaptor subunit: MNKQSRTWLGAGLTVAVLGAAGYGLVAKFQPAHAQDGATPPAKVAVAPARQTEMARFLSGIGTLEANRQVEVPAEVEGRVAKILFTPGAQVRAGQLLVQLNDAPEQGDLERLRAQQANARALLERTRRLLPQQAATQEQMEQAQAAFDQASGELRRVQALIEQKHIKAPFDGVLGIRKVNLGQFVRAGDALVSLTDSRTLFANLTLPETALPALKRNQAVALAVDAYPGRVFPAKLSAIEPMIGSDTRTVRLQATVDNADGALTPGMYVNGKVALPPRADAIAVPETAITYSTHGDSVFVVRAGEKGDGFSVQQVFVKTGERQDGLVVVEQGLKAGEQVVTSGQLRLYNGAAVAPAAKDTLALTEPKS; encoded by the coding sequence ATGAACAAACAATCCAGGACCTGGCTCGGCGCCGGTCTCACGGTCGCGGTGCTGGGCGCGGCGGGCTACGGGCTCGTGGCGAAATTCCAGCCGGCCCATGCACAGGACGGCGCCACACCGCCGGCCAAGGTGGCGGTGGCCCCCGCGAGGCAGACCGAGATGGCGCGCTTTCTCAGCGGCATCGGCACGCTGGAGGCCAACCGGCAGGTCGAAGTACCGGCCGAGGTGGAGGGACGGGTCGCGAAGATCCTGTTCACGCCGGGCGCGCAGGTGCGTGCCGGCCAGCTGCTGGTGCAGCTCAACGACGCGCCCGAGCAGGGCGACCTCGAACGGCTGCGCGCCCAGCAGGCCAATGCCAGGGCCTTGCTCGAACGCACGCGCCGCCTGCTGCCGCAGCAGGCCGCCACGCAGGAGCAGATGGAGCAAGCCCAGGCCGCGTTCGACCAGGCCAGCGGCGAGCTGCGGCGCGTGCAGGCGCTCATCGAACAGAAGCACATCAAGGCGCCGTTCGACGGCGTGCTGGGCATCCGCAAGGTCAACCTCGGCCAGTTCGTGCGCGCCGGCGATGCGCTGGTGTCGCTGACCGACAGCCGCACGCTCTTTGCCAACCTCACGCTGCCCGAGACCGCGCTGCCGGCGCTCAAGCGCAACCAGGCGGTGGCGCTCGCGGTCGATGCCTACCCGGGCCGCGTGTTCCCCGCGAAGCTCAGCGCCATCGAACCGATGATCGGCAGCGACACGCGCACCGTGCGCTTGCAGGCCACGGTCGACAACGCCGACGGCGCGCTCACGCCCGGCATGTACGTCAACGGCAAAGTCGCGCTGCCCCCGCGCGCCGACGCCATCGCCGTGCCTGAAACCGCCATCACCTACAGCACGCACGGCGACTCGGTGTTCGTGGTGCGCGCCGGCGAAAAGGGCGACGGCTTCTCGGTGCAGCAGGTGTTCGTGAAGACCGGCGAGCGGCAGGACGGGCTGGTCGTGGTCGAACAAGGCCTGAAGGCCGGCGAGCAGGTCGTCACCTCGGGCCAGCTGCGCCTGTACAACGGCGCGGCCGTGGCGCCGGCCGCGAAGGACACGCTGGCCCTCACGGAGCCGAAGTCATGA
- a CDS encoding efflux transporter outer membrane subunit → MTMTRRLFSYAAPFALSVLVLAGCAVGPKYAAPNDAPVAISAPERALFAPDAVQRDWWRQLDDPQLDALIERALAGNHDIRIAQARLLEARAMQTEAELDRLPVVTLGASKTRSIAQGNGVPADARTLAQSSRAGFDAGWEIDLFGRLQRMDEAATARAQASAADLEQVRIVAVAELARNYYEMRGAEQRLAVTQRTLDSLRQSLRVTEAQVQTGRGLEGDLASAQANLASTESQLPALETARRQAAYRVAVLAGLRPAELVPMLQPQALRVLDKRLPIGDLGELLRRRPDVLRAERGLAASTADVGAATAELYPRVDIGGFLGFIALRGADLGSSSSRAFSVTPGVSWPALRLGSVKARLRGAEARAEGERAVYEQTVLRAIEDVENALTGYGQNQLRLQRLLEASARSGRAAELAQVRYREGAAPYLSVLDAQRTLLRAQDAVAEAETASFTSLVALYKALGGGWQAPTDLRGGPTT, encoded by the coding sequence ATGACCATGACAAGAAGACTCTTCTCTTACGCCGCGCCGTTCGCCCTCAGCGTGCTGGTGCTGGCCGGCTGCGCGGTCGGTCCGAAGTACGCCGCGCCGAACGACGCGCCGGTGGCCATCTCTGCGCCCGAGCGCGCGCTGTTCGCGCCCGACGCGGTGCAGCGCGACTGGTGGCGCCAGCTCGACGACCCGCAGCTCGACGCGCTCATCGAACGCGCGCTGGCCGGCAACCACGACATCCGCATCGCGCAGGCCCGGCTGCTCGAAGCCCGTGCGATGCAGACCGAGGCCGAGCTCGACCGCCTGCCCGTCGTGACGCTGGGCGCCAGCAAGACACGCAGCATCGCGCAGGGCAACGGCGTGCCGGCCGATGCGCGCACGCTGGCGCAAAGCAGCCGCGCGGGCTTCGACGCCGGTTGGGAGATCGACCTGTTCGGCCGACTCCAACGGATGGACGAAGCCGCCACCGCGCGCGCCCAGGCCAGCGCAGCCGACCTCGAACAGGTGCGCATCGTGGCCGTGGCCGAACTGGCGCGCAACTACTACGAAATGCGCGGCGCCGAGCAGCGCCTGGCCGTGACGCAGCGCACGCTCGACAGCCTGCGCCAGAGCCTGCGCGTGACCGAGGCGCAGGTGCAGACCGGGCGCGGACTCGAAGGCGACCTGGCGAGCGCGCAGGCCAACCTGGCCAGCACCGAGAGCCAGCTGCCCGCGCTCGAAACCGCGCGCCGACAGGCCGCTTACCGCGTCGCCGTGCTGGCGGGCCTGCGCCCGGCCGAGCTGGTGCCGATGCTGCAGCCGCAAGCGCTGCGCGTGCTCGACAAGCGCCTGCCCATCGGCGACCTCGGCGAACTGCTGCGGCGCCGGCCCGACGTGCTGCGCGCCGAGCGCGGCCTGGCGGCCAGCACCGCCGATGTGGGCGCGGCCACGGCCGAGCTGTATCCGCGTGTCGACATCGGGGGTTTTCTGGGGTTCATCGCGCTGCGCGGCGCCGACCTGGGCAGTTCGTCGAGCCGCGCCTTCAGCGTCACGCCCGGCGTGAGTTGGCCGGCTCTGCGGCTGGGCTCGGTCAAGGCCCGCCTGCGCGGCGCCGAAGCCCGTGCCGAGGGCGAGCGCGCCGTCTACGAACAGACCGTGTTGCGCGCCATCGAGGACGTGGAGAACGCCCTCACCGGCTACGGCCAGAACCAGCTGCGCCTGCAGCGGCTGCTGGAGGCCTCGGCCCGCAGCGGCCGCGCCGCCGAGCTGGCCCAGGTGCGCTACCGCGAAGGCGCCGCGCCCTACCTGAGCGTGCTCGACGCGCAGCGCACCCTGCTGCGTGCGCAAGACGCCGTGGCCGAGGCCGAAACGGCTTCTTTCACCAGCCTCGTGGCGCTTTACAAAGCGCTCGGCGGAGGCTGGCAAGCGCCCACGGATTTGAGGGGAGGCCCAACGACCTGA
- a CDS encoding MexW/MexI family multidrug efflux RND transporter permease subunit: protein MKFTDLFVRRPVLALVVSTLILLLGARALGDLPVRQYPLTESTTLTITTQYPGASPELMQGFVTQPIAQAVATIENVDYLSSSSTLGRSVISVRMKLNADANQALTQAMAQVSQVKYRLPAEAFDPVILKSAGEATAVAYVGFSSKTMPVPQLTDYLSRVVQPQFASIEGVSGVEVSGGQTLAMRVWLDANRMAARGISAGELADALRQNNVQAAPGQVKGLYVVSNIRVNTDLVNVAEFRDMVIKRDGEAIVRLGDVATVELGAASADSSATMDGDKAIYLGLQAAPNGNPLVIVKRIRDLLPGIKQNLPPGVEVQLPFELARFIEASIDEVQKTLLEAIAIVVLVIFLCLGSLRAVLIPVVTIPLSMLGAAALMLLFGFSINLLTLLAMVLAIGLVVDDAIVVVENVHRHIEEGKSRVQAALIGAREVAGPVIAMTLTLAAVYAPIGLMGGLTGSLFKEFAFTLAGAVVVSGVIALTLSPVMASFLLPQDASAGRVARMAEAFFHKLATAYGRLLDVSLHHRWVTGLLAAAVLVSLPFLYNAAQRELAPGEDQAMVMTVIKSPQHANIDYVEKFGQTWDAVLAKLPENTGRWLINGSDGVSNSIGGVQLSDWKDRERNADQIQADVQGGMNEVEGSSVFAFQLPSLPGSTGGLPVQMVIRSAGDHATVFEAMETLKKAARESGKFAVVDSDLEFNNPVTEVRVDRAKANSMGVTMKAIGDTLAVLVGENYVNRFGMDGRSYDVIPQSPRDQRLTAEALSRYFVKSASGQPVPLANLVTLSTSVGPNKLTQFNQLNASTFQAIPMPGVTMGDAVAFLSEEAKKLPAGFSYDWQSDARQFTQEGSALVMAFVFAIVVIYLVLAAQYESLRDPLIILISVPMSICGALVPLALGFATINIYTQIGLVTLIGLISKHGILMVEFANEIQERQNLDRRAAIEQAARIRLRPILMTTAAMVVGLVPLLFASGAGANSRFSIGLVIVVGMLVGTLFTLFVLPTMYTLLARDHRTVGRSARTAELEALVAREPAGDPA from the coding sequence ATGAAGTTCACCGACCTCTTCGTGCGCCGGCCCGTGCTGGCGCTGGTGGTGAGCACGCTCATTCTTCTGCTCGGCGCCCGCGCGCTGGGCGACCTGCCGGTGCGCCAGTACCCACTCACCGAAAGCACCACGCTCACCATCACCACGCAGTACCCCGGCGCCTCGCCCGAGCTGATGCAGGGCTTCGTCACGCAGCCCATCGCGCAGGCGGTGGCCACCATCGAGAACGTCGACTACCTCTCGTCGTCGTCCACGCTGGGCCGCAGCGTGATCAGCGTGCGCATGAAGCTCAACGCCGACGCCAACCAGGCGCTCACGCAGGCGATGGCGCAGGTCAGCCAGGTGAAGTACCGGCTGCCGGCCGAGGCCTTCGATCCGGTGATCCTCAAGTCGGCGGGCGAGGCCACGGCGGTTGCGTACGTGGGTTTCTCAAGCAAGACCATGCCGGTGCCGCAGCTCACCGACTACCTCTCGCGCGTGGTGCAGCCGCAGTTCGCGTCGATCGAGGGCGTGTCGGGTGTCGAGGTGTCGGGCGGGCAGACGCTGGCAATGCGTGTGTGGCTCGACGCCAACCGCATGGCCGCGCGCGGCATCTCGGCCGGCGAGCTGGCCGACGCGCTGCGCCAGAACAACGTGCAGGCCGCACCCGGGCAGGTGAAGGGCCTGTACGTGGTGTCGAACATCCGCGTGAACACCGACCTGGTGAACGTGGCCGAGTTCCGCGACATGGTGATCAAGCGCGACGGTGAAGCCATCGTGCGGCTGGGCGACGTGGCCACCGTGGAACTCGGTGCGGCCAGTGCCGACAGCAGCGCGACGATGGACGGCGACAAGGCCATCTACCTCGGCCTGCAGGCCGCGCCCAACGGCAACCCGCTGGTGATCGTGAAGCGCATCCGCGACCTGCTGCCCGGCATCAAGCAGAACCTGCCGCCGGGCGTGGAGGTGCAGCTGCCTTTCGAACTCGCGCGCTTCATCGAGGCCTCGATCGACGAGGTGCAGAAGACGCTGCTCGAAGCCATCGCCATCGTGGTGCTGGTGATCTTTCTCTGCCTGGGCTCGCTGCGCGCGGTGCTCATTCCGGTGGTGACGATTCCACTGTCGATGCTGGGCGCGGCGGCGCTGATGCTGCTGTTCGGCTTCAGCATCAACCTGCTCACGCTGCTCGCAATGGTGCTGGCCATCGGCCTGGTGGTGGACGACGCCATCGTGGTGGTGGAGAACGTGCACCGCCACATCGAAGAGGGCAAGTCGCGCGTGCAGGCCGCGTTGATCGGTGCGCGCGAAGTGGCCGGTCCGGTGATCGCGATGACGCTCACGCTGGCCGCGGTGTACGCGCCCATCGGCCTCATGGGCGGGCTCACAGGCTCGCTGTTCAAGGAGTTCGCCTTCACGCTCGCAGGCGCGGTGGTGGTGTCGGGCGTGATCGCGCTCACGCTGTCGCCGGTGATGGCGTCCTTCCTGTTGCCGCAGGACGCCAGCGCGGGCCGCGTGGCCCGCATGGCCGAAGCCTTCTTCCACAAGCTCGCCACGGCGTATGGCCGGCTGCTCGACGTGTCGCTGCACCACCGCTGGGTGACGGGCCTGCTCGCGGCAGCGGTGCTGGTGAGCCTGCCTTTCCTTTACAACGCCGCGCAGCGCGAGCTGGCGCCCGGTGAAGACCAGGCGATGGTGATGACCGTCATCAAGTCGCCGCAGCACGCCAACATCGACTACGTCGAGAAGTTCGGCCAGACGTGGGACGCGGTGCTGGCCAAGCTGCCCGAGAACACCGGCCGCTGGCTCATCAACGGCTCGGACGGTGTCTCCAACAGCATCGGCGGCGTGCAGCTGTCCGACTGGAAAGACCGCGAGCGCAACGCCGACCAGATCCAGGCCGACGTGCAGGGCGGCATGAACGAGGTCGAAGGCAGCAGCGTGTTCGCCTTTCAGCTGCCGTCGCTTCCCGGTTCGACCGGTGGGCTTCCGGTGCAGATGGTGATCCGCAGCGCGGGCGACCACGCCACGGTGTTCGAGGCGATGGAAACGTTGAAGAAGGCGGCGCGCGAGAGCGGCAAGTTCGCCGTGGTCGACAGCGACCTGGAGTTCAACAACCCCGTGACCGAAGTGCGCGTGGACCGCGCCAAGGCCAACAGCATGGGCGTGACCATGAAGGCCATCGGCGACACGCTGGCGGTGCTGGTGGGCGAGAACTACGTCAACCGCTTCGGCATGGACGGCCGCTCGTACGACGTGATTCCGCAGTCGCCGCGCGACCAGCGGCTCACGGCCGAGGCGCTGTCGCGCTACTTCGTGAAGAGCGCGAGCGGCCAGCCCGTGCCGCTGGCCAACCTGGTGACGCTGTCGACGAGCGTGGGCCCCAACAAGCTCACGCAGTTCAACCAGCTCAATGCCTCGACCTTCCAGGCCATTCCGATGCCTGGCGTGACCATGGGCGACGCAGTGGCGTTCCTGAGCGAAGAGGCGAAGAAGCTGCCGGCCGGCTTCAGCTACGACTGGCAGTCGGACGCGCGCCAGTTCACGCAGGAAGGCTCGGCGCTGGTGATGGCCTTCGTGTTCGCGATCGTGGTGATCTACCTGGTGCTGGCCGCGCAGTACGAGAGCCTGCGCGACCCGCTGATCATTCTGATCAGCGTGCCGATGTCGATCTGCGGCGCGCTGGTGCCGCTGGCGCTGGGCTTTGCCACCATCAACATCTACACGCAGATCGGGCTGGTGACGCTCATCGGGCTCATCAGCAAGCACGGCATCCTGATGGTGGAGTTTGCCAACGAGATCCAGGAGCGCCAGAACCTGGACCGCCGCGCCGCCATCGAGCAGGCCGCGCGCATCCGGCTGCGCCCGATCCTGATGACCACAGCCGCGATGGTGGTGGGCCTGGTGCCGCTGCTGTTCGCGAGCGGTGCGGGCGCCAACAGCCGCTTCAGCATCGGCCTGGTGATCGTGGTCGGCATGCTGGTGGGCACGCTGTTCACGCTGTTCGTGCTGCCCACCATGTACACGCTGCTGGCGCGCGACCACCGCACGGTGGGCCGCTCGGCGCGCACCGCCGAACTCGAAGCGCTGGTGGCGCGCGAGCCCGCCGGCGACCCCGCCTGA
- a CDS encoding Bug family tripartite tricarboxylate transporter substrate binding protein codes for MRRKLTRSLALVLALPLAFAAVAAQAQTAAYPAKPIRMVVPFPPGGGTDILARLVAQKLTEANHWTVVPDNRGGAGGTIGIAEAARAAPTGYDIVMGQKDNMVVAPWLYKSLSYNPVKDLTAVAHVAYTPVVIVTQANSKFKTLDDVVKAARAAPDTVTYGSPGNGTTIHLAGEIFNGAAKIKMRHVPYKGSNAAMMDVLAGNVDLMVSSVPSALAQIKAGKLRPLAVTSAKRSTSLPDTPTVAELGYKDFDVSTWYGVFVPAGTPKDIVTTLNAAVNKLLATPEMKAAIIAQGAEPQSMTPEQFGALLKTDYEKWKGIVQASGATIE; via the coding sequence ATCCGAAGAAAACTCACCCGCTCGCTGGCCCTCGTGCTCGCACTCCCCCTGGCCTTCGCCGCCGTGGCCGCGCAGGCCCAGACCGCCGCCTACCCCGCCAAGCCCATCCGCATGGTCGTGCCCTTCCCGCCCGGCGGCGGCACCGACATCCTGGCGCGCCTGGTCGCGCAGAAGCTCACCGAGGCCAACCACTGGACCGTGGTGCCCGACAACCGCGGCGGCGCCGGCGGCACCATCGGCATCGCCGAGGCGGCGCGCGCCGCGCCCACGGGCTACGACATCGTGATGGGCCAGAAGGACAACATGGTCGTCGCGCCCTGGCTCTACAAGAGCCTCAGCTACAACCCGGTGAAGGACCTCACGGCCGTGGCCCACGTGGCCTACACGCCGGTGGTGATCGTCACGCAGGCCAACTCCAAGTTCAAGACGCTCGACGACGTGGTGAAGGCCGCGCGCGCCGCGCCCGACACCGTCACCTACGGCTCGCCCGGCAACGGCACCACCATCCACCTGGCCGGCGAGATCTTCAACGGCGCCGCCAAGATCAAGATGCGCCACGTGCCCTACAAGGGCTCCAACGCGGCCATGATGGACGTGCTCGCGGGCAACGTCGACCTGATGGTGTCGTCGGTGCCTTCGGCACTGGCGCAGATCAAGGCCGGCAAGCTGCGCCCGCTGGCCGTCACCTCCGCCAAGCGCAGCACCTCGCTGCCCGACACGCCCACCGTGGCCGAGCTGGGCTACAAGGACTTCGACGTGAGCACCTGGTACGGCGTCTTCGTGCCGGCCGGCACGCCCAAGGACATCGTCACCACGCTGAATGCGGCGGTCAACAAGCTGCTGGCCACGCCGGAGATGAAGGCGGCCATCATTGCGCAGGGCGCGGAGCCGCAGAGCATGACGCCGGAGCAGTTCGGTGCGCTGCTGAAGACGGACTATGAGAAGTGGAAGGGGATCGTGCAGGCCTCGGGGGCGACGATCGAGTAA
- a CDS encoding DsrE family protein: MRHAFIAFLLAMVATFAGAQETKVVYHVNTGVENSAAILANITNHLNADPKAKIVVVTHGPGIDFLLTDAKDSKGREFSGPVSALAGRGVEFKVCNNTLTTRNIDAGKLLMETKIVPSGVAEVARLQAKEGYVYLKP; the protein is encoded by the coding sequence ATGAGACACGCATTCATCGCTTTCCTGCTCGCCATGGTCGCCACGTTCGCGGGCGCGCAGGAGACCAAGGTGGTCTACCACGTGAACACCGGCGTGGAGAACAGCGCAGCCATCCTTGCGAACATCACGAACCACCTGAACGCAGACCCGAAGGCGAAGATCGTCGTGGTCACGCACGGCCCCGGCATCGACTTCCTGTTGACCGACGCCAAGGACAGCAAGGGCCGCGAGTTCAGCGGACCGGTGAGCGCACTGGCCGGGCGCGGCGTGGAGTTCAAGGTGTGCAACAACACCCTGACCACGCGCAACATCGACGCGGGCAAGCTGCTGATGGAAACCAAGATCGTGCCCTCGGGCGTGGCCGAGGTGGCGCGGCTGCAGGCGAAGGAAGGCTACGTCTACCTGAAGCCCTGA
- a CDS encoding superoxide dismutase: MEHTLPPLPYAIDALAPEYSQETLEFHHGKHHNAYVVNLNNLQKGTEFEAMTLEEIIKKSTGGIYNNAAQIWNHTFFWNCMKPQGGGAPTGALAKAIDAKWGSYDVFKEAFVKSAVGNFGSGWTWLVKKADGSVDIVNTGAAGTPLTTADTALLTVDVWEHAYYIDYRNMRPKFVETFLAKLANWDFAAKNFG, from the coding sequence ATGGAACACACCCTTCCCCCGCTGCCGTACGCCATCGACGCGCTGGCCCCCGAGTACTCGCAGGAAACGCTCGAGTTCCACCACGGCAAGCACCACAACGCCTACGTGGTGAACCTGAACAACCTGCAAAAGGGCACCGAGTTCGAAGCGATGACGCTCGAAGAGATCATCAAGAAGTCCACCGGCGGCATCTACAACAACGCCGCGCAGATCTGGAACCACACCTTCTTCTGGAACTGCATGAAGCCGCAAGGCGGCGGCGCTCCCACCGGTGCACTGGCCAAGGCCATCGATGCCAAGTGGGGCAGCTACGACGTCTTCAAGGAAGCCTTCGTCAAGTCGGCCGTGGGCAACTTCGGTTCGGGCTGGACGTGGCTCGTGAAGAAGGCCGACGGCTCGGTGGACATCGTGAACACCGGCGCCGCCGGCACGCCGCTGACCACCGCCGACACCGCGCTGCTGACGGTGGACGTGTGGGAGCACGCGTACTACATCGACTACCGCAACATGCGCCCGAAGTTCGTCGAGACCTTCCTGGCCAAGCTGGCCAACTGGGACTTTGCGGCCAAGAACTTCGGCTGA